GCGATAAATTCCCTTTCTCATCAAAGGTAGTGCACACTAAAACCGAACCATTGTAGTTTTGAATGGATGCATATTTTTTAGGTTCATAGTCGTTCACTGTAAATTTTTCCAAGTTTTTAGGATGTTCCGAATAAAACAAATAAACTTGGTTGTTACGGATAATGTAATTAAAGGTATTCAGGTCATTCGCTGTGAACTTGGGAATAATTTTCATCCACTCTAAGTTCCCGGCACTGTTAAATTTTGAAACAATTAATTCCCGCTCGTAAGAGGAGGAAGAATTATTACTCGAAATCGTGTAGGAATGACTTTCGATTAAATAAACGGCATCATTGAAAGTGAAAATATTTTCAAAGGAATAATATTTTTTTGCCGGATTTTCTTCAATCAAACCATCCTTATACGTAAGCTTTTGACTCACCTCTTTGGAGAAATAATCAAAGCCTTTTTTAGTGATTTCACCTGTGTTAACATCAATAAAAAAGGAATAAACACCCACGTTCGCTACCTTACCTTGTTTGCGCTCTTTCTTTTTTACGATGTCCTTAAACACCCCACAAAAAACCAATTTGTTATCTAAAAATTTAAAAGTACCGTTTTGAATATCCAGTTTGTCAAAGGGAAGCGGAGTCACTTCTGATTTCGTTTCTTCTGCTGGAATGCGCGCCAGCGCTAGTCCTGTAATTTCTTCTTCTTCATCTTTTAAGTAACGGAATAAATAATAAAATGTCCCTTTGTTGTCAAGCGTATAATTAAAGCTGCTGATAGTGGAATTGGAATATGCACTGATGATTTCTTTTGAAGCGATTTTTTTAAAAGTTGCAGTTTCATAGATAACTGCTTCCACGTGCGATTCCTTGCCGGACCATTTGAATTCACTGGTTATCACCATTTTTAATCCGTCGGGTGAAAATGATGCGTAAAAATTACGCCCCATAATTCCAAAGATATCACTTTCAAGGCTTGCCACTTTTTTTTGTTCACCTAAGGCTTTTCCACTAGTGGCATTAAATTCACGAAGCAAAAAATACTTAATCTGCTCTGTTTTTACATACAAATAAGTAAAAGCCATAATTTTTCCATTTTTCAGATAGGAGGCTTCTACTACTTCACCTTTTTCCAATTCAAATTTTGTGGAATAGAGCACCTTTAAGGTTTTTGCATCCAGCTTTTGAATAATTTTGGTTATCCCTTTTCCCACAGTGCTGTTGCGCATCAAATAAACCCCACTGGAATCCGAGTCGATATAGCCATCAAACCTGGAATTATCGACTGGCTTAAATTCAACTCCTTTTTTAATTGAAAAACTTTGGGCATTTGCTACAATAGCTAATACAACAAATGCCATAACCAATACGCATATTTTCTTAAGGTTATTCATAGATAAGGGTTTAGTTTAGTATTAAGCCGCCAAAAGTAGAAAAATTAATTAGAGCGCTGTGTTTCTGTGATAAGCCATTTTTATTGCCTAATAGGGAGAATTATATTCGACTTTGCAAATAGTTCATTTTGTGTAGTTTTGCGGCTTTATTTTTATTTTCACTTCGATTTGTTTTCCTTACACAGAAGTGCAATTAATCCATAACTAATTTGGCCTTACTATTATGCTAAAAAGAATTGCATATCTGTTATTACTAAGCAATATTTGCTTCGCACAGCAAAATTTGAAAGAGAATTACAAACCCCTAAAATCATCGGGTTTGCTTCCAGACGTATTTACCCAAAATATACGCTCAGTGATCAGTGAAGATATTAGCGTCCTCAACCATAATGAAGACAAGGATAAATCGCTTCGACGAAATTATCTAACGGCAGCAAACTATGAGATTGCGAAAATTGTAAAGAGTGGAAATACGCTTGTGAATGACGAGGTATCGGTTTACCTGAATAAAATTGCCGATATCATTTTAAAAGATAATCCCACACTTAGGAAGGAACTGCATATCTATGCCCTCAAATCGGCTGTAGTGAATGCTTACAGCTATGATAAAGGATATATTTTTATTGACATTGGATTAATTTCCCAATTGGAATCGGAAGCCCAGCTTGCCTATGTATTGTGTCACGAAATCTCCCACTATACCAAAAAGCACAACATCAATTCGTATGTGCAAAACCATAAAATCGAAAATAACAATTACAACGGAAAGGACAATGAAGACAGACTGATTGAAAAATGTCAGTATTCAAAAGAAAAGGAAAGCGAAGCTGATCTGGAAGGATTTAAATTATTTGAGGCAACGAAATATGATTTTTTGCAGGCTGAAAAAGCTTTTGATGTTTTGCAATATGCCCATCTTCCATTTGAGTTGGTAGAGTTTAATAAGGCATTTTTTGAAACTGAACATTATAAGATTCCTAACCGCTACCTCTTAAAGGAGTTTTCCTCCATTCGAAACAATTCAAGTGAAGACGATTCCAAGCAAACCCATCCTAATACAGCGAAGAGAAAACAGGCCATTGCCAATTTAGTTGCTTCCCGAAATAATGCCGACAAGGTTGATTACCTGATTGGAAAAACGGAATTTCAATACATCAGAGACATTGCCAGAATGGAACTGTGCCGCTTGTATTTGAAAAACCGGGATTACCCCAATGCCTTGTATGCGGGCTATATTTTAGCAGAAAAATATCCCGACAACCAATACCTGGCTGAAGTTATTTCAAAATGCTTGTATGCATTAACCTTGCTAAATAATTCAGAAATCAGTTACGATAAGGATTCTTATCTGGAAGATGGCATTCCGAGCTATAAAGAAATTGAAAGTTACCCGCAACAAATTTATTACCTCATCAAAAAAATGCCGTCCAATGAATGGACGATGATGTCGCTCAATTATGTGTACAGAAAACACAAAAAATTTCCTGAAAACAAAAGATTGGAAAGCTATTCCGATAGCTTATTTAAATTCTTGTCGCATTCCAAATGGGGGATTGTTGATTTTGTGCGCTTGCAAAAAAGAGAGGCTACAGCAGATGCCATTCGAGATTCACTAGCCGCTCAAAAAATTGCTTCAACTTCTAAAACTGAAATGATAGCCAATATTCAAAAGGAGAATAATTTTAAAAATTACGACACGGCTTATTACAAGGAAATGTTTCTGGATTTATTCATAAGCGATACCGAATTTGTTGGCAAATTTCCGACACATAGCAGTATTGATAAGGATGCAGAAAATACATCTTCCAATTTTGAAATAAGGAAAACCAGTCGTTCTAAAAGAAAAATAGCAAAAGCGCCTATCCCGATTAACACCAACCCAACTACTGATAAAGTACTTTTACTGGAATCTTTTTATTTAAAAATTGACAAGTCACAGGTCGATGAAGCGGTACAATATATTACCTCAGACGAGAAACAAAAGGAATTAAAATTGATCATTGACCGTTGCGCGGCAAAGCAAAATTTCAAACTCGTTACCCTCGACCCCGATTTAATTTCAGCTCAGGAGGTCGACAAAATGAATGATTATTCCATCGTCTCAGATTGGCTTGCAGAAAAATATGACTGCAGCGATTGTGCGAGGCAGACAATTTTTTGTACCAATGATATCGATCAAATTATTGATAAATATCAAACGCGTTATATCTTGAAATTTGGAATAATAAATTACAAACCCAAGAAAGGAAAACGGCAAACCTATTATTACAGTTTTGCTTTCGACCTCAAAACAAATGAATTGGTATATAAGAAATCAGAATATTTCAAACACCGTGATTCCTTTGATTTTTTAAATGGAAAAGTGTACCAAACCCTTTATGAATTAAAACATCAGAAATAACCATAATCAATGAAATCAAAGTTTTTTAGCATCCAACTGAGTTTATTTTTCAGCTTATTTGTCTCCTCGGTTTTTTCGCAATCAACCGGATACATGGGAAACCGGCTTCTTGTAGGATATGGCCTTAATGTAAGCCCTGCCATTTTTGGCCCTAACGCCGATAACGAAACCATACTTGGAAGAAACGGTAGTGCCAGTAGCGGAAGCCCGGCTTTTAATCTGATTCATGAAGGTAATTTGGATGCTATCCTCTCCAATAAATGGATAGCTTCTTTTACCGTACGTTATTATTCCACCGCTTATGATAATGCAAGACCAATGAAGATGAATTATAATTCATATTATTACTCCAACTACTCAAGACCGAATGGATATTATTCCATTAAGGGATTGACTTACACCTTGGCGTTTAAATATTTTAAATCAAAATATATTGCTCCTTGGGGGCATTACATTATGTTTGGTCCAACTTTAAATACGGTTGAAACTTCTTATACATCCAACATGACCTATTCGGCGCAAAGCAATTATTCTTATAAAGATACTTTGTTACGAGATTTCGGTCCAAGTCATCAAAAGTTTAAAGGCTTGAATTTAATGCTTGGATGGGGCAGAAGCCGGATTTTTGTAAACAGGATTGTTCTTGATTATGGGTTTAATATGCAGGTATTTTCGGTTTTAAGCACCTTTATTGATTTTATAGATACGGAAGAAGATCCATTGTTTGAAATCAGAGAAATCAACACTTTAAATTATATTGAAAGAACAAATAAGTGGCGTGTGAGAGGGGTAAACCGATTCAATGTTTTTTTGAAAGTGGGTTTTCTTTTATTTTGATGCTTGCTCCTCGAGCGCTTTCAGAATTTCATTTTTTTCGATAAATCCTTGATGATTCCAAAGCAGTGATTTATTCTTATAAAGCTGCAAAACAGGCAAAGCATCAATCTTTAACTCTTTGCACAAAGCCTGATTATCATCTGCGTTAATTCGGATTAATATCAATTTATCTTCTTGCTCTTTAGAAATTTCTTCCAAGAAAGGTTTCATTTTTTTGCAAGGAACACACCAATCTGCATAAAAATCAATCAACACTAATTTGTCGCCGTCGAGTAATGCATCAAATTGAGCTTTACTCATTCCCGCATTACTGTTTTTTGTTGTTTCGGGAAGTTTGGCTGCACGCCATTTCATAATTCCACCTTTCAATTCATACACCTCTTTAAATCCATCATTCCGCATTTTATTTGCTGCCGATGAACTTCTTCCGCCACTAAGACAGTATACAAAAACGGGTTTTGTTTTATCCAAGTAAGCAATTTCACTATCAAAGTTATCGTTGTTCCAGTCGATGTTTTTAGCGTTTACAAGATGCCCCTTTTCAAATTCTTCGGGAGTGCGCACATCCACAATAAGAGCATCTGAAAGTTGTTTTATTTTTTCTGAAAACTCAGAAGCGCTAAGGTTTGTCTTACTGTTTTGCGATTGCAAATTAGAACAACTTACAAGGAAAAATAGCACAAAAATGGATAAGGAAAATGGATACTTCATTGCGATTAATTAAGTTAATTTGGAGGTTGCTTTTGCCTTGGCTTTATCGAATCGAATAAAAATATTTAGCCATAATAGGCGAGAAATGCGGAAAGTAACAGGCATAAATAGAATAATACTTCCAATTACAAAAGCTAAAAAATTAAATGTCTCTATTTCAAAATAAAAAGAGTTTGCCGCCCAACACAGTACAAACCATCCTACCATTAGGCCATAACTCACATACATGGCACCATAAAAAGCGCCGGGCTCCTTTTCGTACTTTTCACCACAATTTTTGCATATCGGGTGTAATTCACTCATGTGACTTAAATTGTAAGGGTTTTTATAGATGAATACATTCGTTTGATGGCATTTAGGACATTTATTCCATAGAGTGGAATACAATATGTTTTTAAGAAGCATGGGTGGTGTGGTTTAGTATAATTTTTTTTAATTCTCCAGCCGGCACAACTCCGGATTGTCTCCATTTTATTTTTCCATTTTGGAATAATATAAGTGTTGGAACTCCTTGTATTTGATAGGCAGCTGCTGCTTTTGGATTCTTATCTACATCAACTTTTAGTATATGTGTGGATTCGCCTAATTCTGTTTTTAATTCATCCAAAATAGGTTTCATCATTTTGCAAGGACCACACCATTCGGCCGAAAAGTCTACCAAGGTAGGCGTTGAACTATTTATTATATCCGCAAATTTTAGTGTCATTTGATGTTTGTTAATGGGGTGTAAAGTTACATGTGATTCATTGGAATAGAAAATATAATAGTCACTTCATTGGATGTATTTTCGAAGTAAAAGTGCATTCACTGTTAAAATTCCCTTTTTCCTATTAAAATCGAACGCACTTTATTATTTCAACTCTTCAAAACTTATTTCTTCTGTAGTTGCATTTTTAGAATTCTTAGGTGGTGAAGCGCAGGCGTTAACTCCACAGCATCCCGTATTAGTGAGCGCTTGAAAAAGGAAAAACGCTGCAATAAATCCGGATAGTGTATCGTGCAACTGAATGGCTTGAATGGTGATGAACAAACCCAAGCCTAACCGAAGCCATCGCATAAAATACCAACCGTGAAGAAGGGTATGTATCATCTGATTTTGTTTTGCAAACTCATCCATCCGCCTCCATTGTGCACTTCTTTATAGCCGTTTGATTTTAAAATTCCTTTTGCTGAAGCGCTTCGCATGCCGGAAGCACAGCACGTTATTACCGGAGCATTTTTATCTTTTAATTTTGAAAGATTCTTGCTCAATTGATCCAACGGAATATTTAACGAACCTTTTATATGACCGCCACCGTACTCTCCTTTGCTTCTCACATCCACGATGATTGCACCATTTTTAACCAATTCGGCGAAATTTATTTTCGGGCCAATCCCTAACAATTGTTTTAACGTGTTTATCATTTTTATTTTGTGTTTAAGATTGAAAATAGTTTACATCCATCCAAGATCCCCCATTGTAGCACTCTAAGCCTTCATTGCTAAGTATTTGCTGCGCCATGCCACTTCGGTTACCGGATGCACAACAAAGTATAAGTGGCGTTTTTAATTGCTTTAATTCATCCATTTTAAGGGAAAGATCCTGCAGTGGGATGTTAATTGAGCCCACAACGTGTCCGCCCATGAATTCGCCCTGGGTACGCACATCCAGTATAGTGCCGCTTTTTTCTTTTATAATCTTTTCGATGTCCATTTTTATTTTTGTTTTGATTTTTCGCTTTGAAATAGATTTACAATTAGGCCGCCCATAACAGCGCCATACAGTGTGCTGTTAAATGGTTTGGAGGTGATGGCACAGGTGCCGCTTGCGCATCCTACATAGTAATAATAGGCAAAACCCGCAACTGCACCGATTAGCACTCCTATAAGTGTTATTTTGTGTTTTAAAATATAGTTCATTTTTGAAATTCTTTTATCGCTTCGCCTAAATCATAAACCTCAGCGCTGCCATTTAATTTTGATTTTAAAATCGTACTTCCCGCTGCACTTCTATACCCTCCGGCACAATGCACTACGATTGGTTTTTCCAAGGGTATTTCGTTTATTCGGTTTCTTAATTGATGCAAGGGTATGGCTAATGCACTTGAAAAAATGGGAGCACTTTTAACTTCTGTCTCATTTCTAATATCAAGAATGGTAAATAATTCAGGATGTTGCTTTAGTGCCTCGGTATTGATTTCCGGCATGCTAGCATCCCCATACTCGAGTGTAAACGCTTGAACAATTTGAGCCTCATAACCAATCTTCGCAATCCTGGCAATCAGTTCATCTAATTCGGTTTCGCTCGTCGCGATTAAATAAAAGGGCTCTTCAGGTTTGATGATGCTTCCCAACCAAGTTTCAAATTTGGTATCGTTCATTAAGTTTATCGCGTTTTTTAAATGCGACTTTTTAAATATTTTTTGTGGTCGAGTATCTATAATTGCGTATTCTGCATGCAGCGTTTGGGCGCAATTTTTGCATGTTACAGCAGCTCTTTTTTCAACAGCTTTGATGGAATCTTTATAGTTTTTTGCGCCTATTTTATTAAGCCCTACATTATATGGGAAATACGCTGGAATAAAGGGCTGGTCAGTTAATAATTCTATTACAAATTTTTCTTCCGATACATTTTGTAGACTCCAATTGCTTATTTTTTCTGCTCCAATTGTACTGCTTCCGGCTGCACTTAAACCTTTTCCACATAAACTACCCGCTCCATGTGCCGGATAAATAAGTACAGCATCATTTAAGGGCATTAATTTTTTTCGTAATGAACTGTACATTTGTTTGGCCAATTCGGCTCTCGTTGCTGTTATTGCTCCGGCTTCTTCACGTAAATCTGGTCGTCCACAATCTCCTATAAATAAAGTATCACCGGTAAAAACAGCGATTTGTTCGCCCTTTTCATTTAGTGCCAAAATACTAATGCTATCGGGTGAGTGCCCCGGCGTATTAAGCGCTTTTAGAGTGCTTTCGCCAATTAAAAGTGCATCTCCCTCATCAAATGTTTCATGAGGATATTCGGCACTCAGAAGCTTGCTAACATAAATTGTTGCATTTGTTTTTTCATAAATTTCCTTGTGGCTGCTCACAAAGTCTGCATGCGGATGTGTTTCAATAACTGCAATAATTTTAGCTTCATGTTTTTTTGCATAGTCATAATAGGGCTTTGGATTTCTTCCCGGATCAATCAAGGCTATTTCACCCTGACTCAGAATAGCATAAGAGTAATGCGCTAAATTTTTATCTTCAAATTGTTGAACGAGCATGTTGCGTTTTTAATTTCTTGAGGACAAAGGTCGCTGGTCAAAATAAATTACACAGCTACTTTTGTTACACAGTTAATAATTTTGTCCCCACATAGCGAATTATTTCCGC
This region of Bacteroidota bacterium genomic DNA includes:
- a CDS encoding M48 family metallopeptidase; amino-acid sequence: MLKRIAYLLLLSNICFAQQNLKENYKPLKSSGLLPDVFTQNIRSVISEDISVLNHNEDKDKSLRRNYLTAANYEIAKIVKSGNTLVNDEVSVYLNKIADIILKDNPTLRKELHIYALKSAVVNAYSYDKGYIFIDIGLISQLESEAQLAYVLCHEISHYTKKHNINSYVQNHKIENNNYNGKDNEDRLIEKCQYSKEKESEADLEGFKLFEATKYDFLQAEKAFDVLQYAHLPFELVEFNKAFFETEHYKIPNRYLLKEFSSIRNNSSEDDSKQTHPNTAKRKQAIANLVASRNNADKVDYLIGKTEFQYIRDIARMELCRLYLKNRDYPNALYAGYILAEKYPDNQYLAEVISKCLYALTLLNNSEISYDKDSYLEDGIPSYKEIESYPQQIYYLIKKMPSNEWTMMSLNYVYRKHKKFPENKRLESYSDSLFKFLSHSKWGIVDFVRLQKREATADAIRDSLAAQKIASTSKTEMIANIQKENNFKNYDTAYYKEMFLDLFISDTEFVGKFPTHSSIDKDAENTSSNFEIRKTSRSKRKIAKAPIPINTNPTTDKVLLLESFYLKIDKSQVDEAVQYITSDEKQKELKLIIDRCAAKQNFKLVTLDPDLISAQEVDKMNDYSIVSDWLAEKYDCSDCARQTIFCTNDIDQIIDKYQTRYILKFGIINYKPKKGKRQTYYYSFAFDLKTNELVYKKSEYFKHRDSFDFLNGKVYQTLYELKHQK
- a CDS encoding thioredoxin, producing MKYPFSLSIFVLFFLVSCSNLQSQNSKTNLSASEFSEKIKQLSDALIVDVRTPEEFEKGHLVNAKNIDWNNDNFDSEIAYLDKTKPVFVYCLSGGRSSSAANKMRNDGFKEVYELKGGIMKWRAAKLPETTKNSNAGMSKAQFDALLDGDKLVLIDFYADWCVPCKKMKPFLEEISKEQEDKLILIRINADDNQALCKELKIDALPVLQLYKNKSLLWNHQGFIEKNEILKALEEQASK
- a CDS encoding DUF983 domain-containing protein, whose translation is MLLKNILYSTLWNKCPKCHQTNVFIYKNPYNLSHMSELHPICKNCGEKYEKEPGAFYGAMYVSYGLMVGWFVLCWAANSFYFEIETFNFLAFVIGSIILFMPVTFRISRLLWLNIFIRFDKAKAKATSKLT
- the trxA gene encoding thioredoxin, whose protein sequence is MTLKFADIINSSTPTLVDFSAEWCGPCKMMKPILDELKTELGESTHILKVDVDKNPKAAAAYQIQGVPTLILFQNGKIKWRQSGVVPAGELKKIILNHTTHAS
- a CDS encoding rhodanese-like domain-containing protein, translating into MINTLKQLLGIGPKINFAELVKNGAIIVDVRSKGEYGGGHIKGSLNIPLDQLSKNLSKLKDKNAPVITCCASGMRSASAKGILKSNGYKEVHNGGGWMSLQNKIR
- a CDS encoding rhodanese-like domain-containing protein yields the protein MDIEKIIKEKSGTILDVRTQGEFMGGHVVGSINIPLQDLSLKMDELKQLKTPLILCCASGNRSGMAQQILSNEGLECYNGGSWMDVNYFQS
- a CDS encoding MBL fold metallo-hydrolase, producing the protein MLVQQFEDKNLAHYSYAILSQGEIALIDPGRNPKPYYDYAKKHEAKIIAVIETHPHADFVSSHKEIYEKTNATIYVSKLLSAEYPHETFDEGDALLIGESTLKALNTPGHSPDSISILALNEKGEQIAVFTGDTLFIGDCGRPDLREEAGAITATRAELAKQMYSSLRKKLMPLNDAVLIYPAHGAGSLCGKGLSAAGSSTIGAEKISNWSLQNVSEEKFVIELLTDQPFIPAYFPYNVGLNKIGAKNYKDSIKAVEKRAAVTCKNCAQTLHAEYAIIDTRPQKIFKKSHLKNAINLMNDTKFETWLGSIIKPEEPFYLIATSETELDELIARIAKIGYEAQIVQAFTLEYGDASMPEINTEALKQHPELFTILDIRNETEVKSAPIFSSALAIPLHQLRNRINEIPLEKPIVVHCAGGYRSAAGSTILKSKLNGSAEVYDLGEAIKEFQK